The sequence below is a genomic window from Anaerocolumna chitinilytica.
TCCGATACGCCTTTCAGTTATCAGAATAAAAGGAAGGCTTGGTACACGAAAAACATTGTACTCATATTCCGGAGCTCCGGGCGTCGTAGTTGTAAATACATAGACCGTGTGTCCTAACGCTTCCAGTTCTTTTTTTAATATATATACTGAGTTGGCAACCCCATTGATTTCAGGGTAATAAGTTTCTGTAAATAATCCAATGTTCACACGTGCCACTCTCCTTTTTACTAAGTTCCCTCTAAAGGGGTGAACTACTTGAACCCTTACAAGGTTCCGATCAATTTATCTTTCTCCACTATGTGATGAACCAGCCAGTCATTCAGGAAATCCAGAATGTCTAACAGTACTTTTGTTTGATTATGATCTATGCTTTCAAAGTCAATACCGTTGATTTTTTCAATAAATTCGTCATGAGCAGCTTTTTGAGAAAGATATCTTTTATAACCGATGCTTAACATGTAAGCTTCTTCGTCTGCAAAATGCTGCTTGGTATATTCTTTTAGCTTAAGAATAATCGCTACAATATCATCAAATTTATCCGGTACAAAATCATTTTTTACTAGTTCGTAAGCATCATTTGCAATGCGGAATAACTCTGCATGTTCATTATCTATTGTATCTACTCCAATATAATATTCAGGCTTCATCTCATACATATCCGTACCTCCCTAAATAAACCATACATACAGTGACAAAATCTACAGTGTTCCAATCAATTTATCTTTTTCAAGTATATGATGCACCAGCCAGTCACTTAGAAATGCCATAATATCTACTAATGTTTCTGTCTGATTATGATCCATACTGTCAAAATCTATATTATTTACTTTTTCCAGAAAATCTTCATGTTCCATCTTATGGGACAAGAATTTTTTATGTCCGATGCTTACCATATAAGCTTCTTCGTCAGAGAAATGCTGTATGGCATATTCTTTTAACTGTACAATGATTGCAACAATGTTATCAAACTTATCTGCTACGAATTCCTGTCTTAACAATTCATAAGCCTCATCAGCTATACGGAACAATTCTGTATGCTGATTATCGATTGCTTCAATGCCAATGTAATACTCCGGTTTCATCTCATACATATCATGCTCTCCTTTTCTCTTTAGTATTCTGCTTTACTAGGGCTTTCCCTTCGATGTCATTTTCAAATCAATTAAGGATTACCGGAACGGATTCTTTTAATTTCAAACTGTCAGCTGTGACCATACAATTCATAGCCATTATCTTAACGCCTTGCTTTTCAGCTTCTCTTAATGCATCTCCGAATTCTTTGTGAGTTCTGTCATTTGGCTTAAAGCACTTTACATTCTCCATCTGTATAACAAACATTATGTAAGCATCATACCCATCCTTTAAACATTTACATAGTTCATGAATATGTTTAACGCCTCTTTCCGTTGGAGCATCAGGAAAAAAAACACTTCCTTCTTCTTCCAACGTTACTCCTTTTACTTCCATATATGCTTTTCTTTCATGTGATTCCATATAAAAATCAAATCTGGAATTCCCATATACCTGCTCTGGCTTTATTCTTGCATACTCTTCAGACAGATTTCCTTCTAACAGCCACTCGTGAACTACTTTATTGGGTGCCTGGGAATCCATATTTATGAGATGTGCTCCTTTTTGTACAGCTATCAGAGAGTATCTGGTGCTACGGTTCTGATTAAGAGCTTCCTCCAGATAAACTGTAACGCCCGGAACCAAAAGTTCTTTACATCGCCCTGTATTTTTAACATGGCACTTTTGTGTAATACCATCGACAATCACAAACGCAATAAAACGATTGGGACGTGAAACAAAAATTCCTTCTTTGATATTTCTATATTTCATTGCCACCTCAATTTCCCATATATCTCAAATTACCATAATACTAATGAAATACGGTATTCCAATAATTCACACTTTGCGTTCTTTATTATAGCATTTCTGTAATTTCTCGGCAATATCTATTTTAATTAGCAAATTTTACTTTTCTTTTATACGAACATGGCTTATAATGGTGATTGAAAATGTCAGATTTCTCTCACTATGTGTATAAATTTTATAAGATTATGCATATACTGTTAAATGAAAGGAAGTATGTCAATATGAAGAAATTCGGTAAATTTTTATTCGGTACTGTCTCCATCGCTACATTGGCCTGTGGTGCTTATTATCTTTACAAAAATGTTCTAAATAAGGATTCCGCAGATGACTTCGATGATTTTGAAGATGATTTCGAGGACTTCGAACTCCAGGATGATGAACCTGCCGCTGATAAAAAAGAGACCAGAGAATATGTCTCAATCAATATTACTTCCGGGGAATCCGAAAGCACCGAACCAGAAAAAGAAGAAACTGCAACAGAAAAATAAAAAAAAAGAAAAGGAATTTAAACTTAGGTTAATTCCTTTTCTTTTTTATTTCACTTACATAATTTACTTTTATAACTTCTTATCTTTACGTTTTATCTTATTCCTTCAGGAAGTTTCCAATATCCTTCAGCAGCCCATCCCCGTTATCAATGGTATACGTAGTAAGTATACCCTCCTGTGACCGCTTATCGGTTACACTTATAAAGTTATCTTCATAAAATTCAAAGGTAATGGTCTTTCCAGCCTTATCAGTTATCACAAAACGGTAATCGACATTGCCGGTAGCTTGGGTATCAGAAATGGTTGAAGTATAATTATCGATTAATGCGTAGAGCTTTGAAACACTGTCTGTGCTCTTTTCTATTACTTTTCCGTTGTCAGAGTTTTCTGCGGTAAAGGACTTAATG
It includes:
- a CDS encoding bacteriohemerythrin, giving the protein MYEMKPEYYIGVDTIDNEHAELFRIANDAYELVKNDFVPDKFDDIVAIILKLKEYTKQHFADEEAYMLSIGYKRYLSQKAAHDEFIEKINGIDFESIDHNQTKVLLDILDFLNDWLVHHIVEKDKLIGTL
- a CDS encoding bacteriohemerythrin, with translation MYEMKPEYYIGIEAIDNQHTELFRIADEAYELLRQEFVADKFDNIVAIIVQLKEYAIQHFSDEEAYMVSIGHKKFLSHKMEHEDFLEKVNNIDFDSMDHNQTETLVDIMAFLSDWLVHHILEKDKLIGTL
- the sfsA gene encoding DNA/RNA nuclease SfsA gives rise to the protein MKYRNIKEGIFVSRPNRFIAFVIVDGITQKCHVKNTGRCKELLVPGVTVYLEEALNQNRSTRYSLIAVQKGAHLINMDSQAPNKVVHEWLLEGNLSEEYARIKPEQVYGNSRFDFYMESHERKAYMEVKGVTLEEEGSVFFPDAPTERGVKHIHELCKCLKDGYDAYIMFVIQMENVKCFKPNDRTHKEFGDALREAEKQGVKIMAMNCMVTADSLKLKESVPVILN